From the Papaver somniferum cultivar HN1 chromosome 2, ASM357369v1, whole genome shotgun sequence genome, the window tttcagagctaattacggttggaattttgctcataaccaatcgtaaatcgaagttacggttcgtaaaagatgaactaccaactgtaactggttaaattcgaagaaaacccaatcgtaaaccagttacggttggtaaccaaatgctcgataccaaccgtaactcagttacggttggtaaccaaatgctcgataccaaccataactgagttacggttggtaaactAAAatgattaccaaccgtaactgaagaaaattctcagatataagaacatatggttggtaattgaactattaccaaccataACAACATCAACatatccagttacggttcgtaattgagttaaaattaaccgtaactcacataaacccagaaatttcaattttcatctaaaaccctaatttttgataggaATTatacttaaatcgaacaaaataaactaaattgtaactgggttttcaaaacatacctcatataagtcattacactatacttgattaattttcgaatcgaagacgatgaaattttgagttttaatggaggttacggttgatgggaggaggagaagagaagaagaaagaaaataaattttcaatttggctttgatttaggttaaaaaatggggaaggtaatctagttaatttacacccCTATATGACATCCTCTAATCAAttagagggacattactatcataCTGCCGCCTCTATAACAAGTTACTTTTACTTAATTAAATTGACTTTGATATATTAACTAACTATTTTTATCTCTaataattatggaaaataaaatttatactaattaaaaaaagagattacacacaatactgttggagatgaattttcTTTTCCCCCTAATTTTAAGGAAAAATAGATCGAGGATGTCTTATTTGTGTTACCGCATAGAAAACACATACGatgaccattggagaagctctaagcaTCTGTTGCTATAGATTTTGATGTTTCTACGCACACATCTACTATTCTACCAACCATCAATTGTTCatttatatttttcttattattattatttatttatttttgactaTTCCTAATGCTATCTAAACAATTGGTTATGGATCGTTTTTCTGCTTAATTTATTTGGTGTGTTATATATGTTGACATATGCGCTATAAAAACCACATGAGCACTCTTCTGTCCTAAGATCTATGTTACGCCGTGCTAATGTTCACAACAGCCATATtatattattgtgaagtgattgcaAATACTGTCCATAAATAGCCACTACATTTGGAATTTAAAACAATCAAACATATCAATTCTCTACAGCATCAATATTTCTTTCTAGCTAGTGATTGATTTGCTTGATTCATACTTCATCCTCTTTAAAGATACGATCAAATTTTAGCTCTTAGTATCCAGAAACAACACACATAGCTAATTTAATAGCCATGGGTTCATTGGGTTCATTGGTTTCTTGTGATCAAGAAGAAATGTTAGTGCAAAATGTTTGTGAGATCTATGACAGCCTATCAACCTTACAAAGCCTCAAACCTTCAAAAGATGTTGACACTCTTTTCACTCGACTAGTCCTAACTTGTATGCCACCATCTCcaattgatgtgaccaaattaCCAGGAAAAGTTCAAGGAATCCGTTCCAAACTCATTCGTCTCTGTGGAGAAGCCGAAGGTCTCTTAGAATCTCACTTCTCAGCCCTGTTGGGTTCTTACGATATCCCACTTGATCATATTGGTATGTTTCCGTACTACACCAATTACATCAAACTTGGCCGTCTTGAATATACTATAATGAGCAATTATATCACAAATGCAAACCCAGGTGACATCGCTTTCATCGGATCCGGACCCCTGCCTCTCACGTCGATAGTATTGGCTTCAAACCACCTGAAAACCACTATGTTTCACAATTATGATATCGACCGATCAGCCAATGCTCTGGCTTCTAACTTGGTAGCTGCAGATCCTGACTTGTCCGAGCGAATGTTATTTCATGATACTGATATTATGGATGTTACTACTGGTTTAAGCGACTATGAAGTTGTCTTCTTGGCTGCTTTAGTTGGTTTGAACAAAGAAGATAAACGCAAAGTGATTGATCATCTAGCTAAGCACATGGCACCAGGGTCCTTATTAATGTTGAGGAGTGCTCACGGTGCTCGTGGTTTTCTGTATCCAATTGTTGAGCCTAGTGATCTTCCAGGTTTCGAGGTTCTTGCTGTTTTCCATCCGATGGACGATGTGATAAATTCGGTCATTGTTGCACGTAAAAGCAAGGATAAGTACCAGTACTAGTTCATGGagttatttgttgtttttttcatCCGATGGACGACGTCATAAACTCGGTGATTGTCGCACTAAGAGTAAGTACCAGTACTAGGTCATGGAGTTATTTGGTTTGTTTTTCTTCAACATGTGAAAGTGAAAAATGTTCACTTCAATAAAAATTCCTATTATGGATGTTGTGAGTGTGTGAGGTGTAAGTCCCATTTTAGATCAATAAAATTATGTTTGATATGTCTTTGAATGATGCATAGTCTGTAGTGCCGCTTTCTTTGGTTTAAACCTGTTGTTTACCTGCTTTTGGTGTAGTTCACTCCAGTAGTTCAAGCTATACAGATAGGTCAAACCCGGCAAATGGGGTATAAGCATTTCTGATCAGCTGCACGAAAAGGATTCTTGGCTTTCTGAAGCTTCATACTCGCCGCAATTTAATATATTGAAGCAAAATACACGTATCTTtgaatacaagaagaagaagtgtagtATGGGGTATGGACATTGCACTTTTGTATTGCAGAGACCGAAAGTGCAGCATAAAGGGGCCAAAACAGTTCTGTTGTCTACAGTGTTGACTTTGATCAGTATGCGGCAGCGCGTCCAGGTAGTTACAACCTATTCTCTTTGCATGTATTATATGAAAGTCGTGTTGTGAATGCACTTTTTAAGTTaattcaaaataaaaacaaaaacgcaCTTTTGAAGTGCTACAATTCTTGAATAAAAAATCAAACTTTATCAGGAAAAAGAAAAGTTCAACCCAACTGAAGGGGATGATTTCACTTTGTCCGGAACACTGAATAAGGCCCAGAACTATTCCTAATTGTCAATTGTGGCTGTCGTACAGTTTTTTCTACTTTTGTATCCCTTACTGTTCACTTTGTGGACGGATGAATCCAATGACACCAAGCATTTTTTTCTGTGGATGTCATTGACATAGCTATTATAAACTCATGACTCCCTTTTTCTACTGTCGATGACTCGTTCAAACCCATAACATTTAGAATTTGGTTGCCACATAGGCCCCGTATCTGTATTACGTAGGATCATATCACTTTAGAATATTTTCATAAACACTCCTTATAATTTTTTAGGATAATTTCTTAGACACCCCTTACGCGGAATGTCCAATAGGCTCCACATCTGCAATACATAGGGTCATAGCATTTTAGAATATTTTCTTAGACACTCcttattattgtttttcttcttcttttaatagTCCCTTACATCTCCTTCCATGTATTTTGATAGGCCCTTACATTTCCTTCTATACTGTTACTCACTACTTATACCTCATTTCTCCTCAAATCACCCCACTTCCTTCAAACAAatcaccaccaccttaaattagtGTTCTTCTCCACTCAAGTATCTCCATTATCTTTTTCAAGTTTACTTCTTTATCTTGGCATACATTTTCTCAACCACTAATATTCTTCGAATCATTTAGGTAAGATGTTCGATTCATCAATTTATCTTATtgaattttttgaaaacttggaTTCCTCGTTTGTATTTCAAAATTAGGAAACCCTAGTTTGTATTCCAAAATTAAGAAATCCTAAAAGTATATAACAATTTggggttttttaaaatttggtgTCAATTAGATTTGAATACTGGGTTATGTTAGATTTAATATTTTGTTAACATCTGTTGCTTGATTTTCAACTGCAGGGTAATTGATTTTCAACTCCAAAAATGCCaaggaaaagaaatttttttattcACTGCAATAATGATTGGATAGATCTGAGTGACTCTGGTGATGATGAGTATGGCTGTAGCGGCGAATTACATCCCGTATCTTTACCGTGTGACTTCAGTCTGCAAGATATAAAGAAAAGGGCAATGCGTCTAGAAAATTTCTTGGACGGGCCGGATTTTGATGTCTACGGTCTTATGCGGGTTCCCAACATGGAACGAAAGCAACGCATTAAGATTACTTAAAATGATGCTTTGAGGATTTATGTTTAGGAGACACGAGGAATGACAAGTTTTTTTTACCCTAAAATCCAAATCCAATTATGAAGTAAATCTTGGCAGTGAGAATCGTAGAAATCCCGTAACTCCTCCAAACGCCGATCAACATGCAAGGCACGGCGGGGCCGGAGTCACTAGTACGTTAACCCCTCCCCAGATGAATTCCTCTGAGGATGGAGACTGCCACCAAGGTTTGTGATTTGGTCCCTCttattaatggcaactgcaagatgaaacttagcttatataaatacaactctctttattgatttttagaaaatctctcaaaactaaacacaagctctaatcttgctcatatgatcaaccacaactttggtgatcatatatatataaaactataaattccttttcctagtcctattaccttattacatgtctttccttttcttagaactagatgacttctaattcccttaggattacatcaatttcctaatcttgtcctaaccagcttgttagtgacttctatgttgaagtttaaccaacattctccctgttaagcttcaaccttacccgtgacatatcttgtactccaatcaattgtctcatttcttcaaacttgatccgagctaatgcctttgtcaatatatctgctttctgctcagttcctggtatgtgttcaacgttgatgatctccttctcgatacattctcgtatgaaatgataccttttgtgaatgtgttacGTCtttccatgaaacactggatttttagtgagtgaaattgcagacttattatcaatcttgatgagaactttttcaggttctcttccttttatttcacccaacagttcttgaagccatattgattgtttagctgcttctgttgcagccattaactcagcttcacaggatgagagggctacaatgtcttgcttctgtgaacaccatgtaataggtgcttctcctagataaaatatatgaccagttgtactttttccatcatcttggtcaatattatgattgctgtcactatacccaacaattccttttgatcctcctcgaccatacttcaatccacagctgattgttcctcttagatatctcaatatatgctttattacatcaccatcagacttgcgtggactctgcatataacgtcttgctactcccacagagaaagccaaatctggtcttgtgtgtaataagtatcttaggaatccaacatttcttctataactcgttgaatcaatctctgcttcttcttgtgcctttgaaactttaagtccaaactccattggtatcttagttggattacaagtttcaagtcctgcttctttcagaattctccttgcataagcttcttgtttaatctgaatcccatctactccttgatggacttctatgcaaggtaataagtgagttttccgaggtctgacatctcaaactttgatgacatttctctcttgaactaattgatcaccttaagggagttgccagtcaaaaatagatcatctacatagactacaatcacaagaagcgttcccttttcttctcttctgtatactgatgtttctttagagcacttaacaaatctgatttctcttaagatttgatctaactttgtattccaggctcgaggagcttgtcttagaccatatagagcttttgataacttataaaccttatgctcttgtccttttacttcaaaaccttctggttgttcaacatacacatcttctcgcaattcaccatgtaagaatgctgtcttaacgtctaagtggtgaatttcccatgaatttgatgctgcctctgcaattaataagcgtattgtttcaattctagcaactggtgcaaaaacttcatcaaagtctatgcctgattcttgaacgtatcccttagctacaagtcttgccttatatttgttgacagtaccatcagcattccgttttattttgaagatccacttaagaccaatcacttttacccaacatggcttatcaactagaaaccaagtcttgtttctattgattgaaataatttcttctctacatgcttgtgtccatttagtcgagacctttgcttcctgaaaattccttggtttatgattaacagaaagtagcataatctcacattcttatgcagcttgaagaacataatcctccagatactgtagCTTttatatctgtcttgttgattttcgcattggaatgggttgagttatttcatcgatctcttcttcttcttcttcttcgttattctcagtgttttcattattctattcttcttcttcttcttgattaacatcattgtttccattggtattgatgattatgggtctttcgccttcatcaattacttgaccccatatcatgtgaaacattcctggatccatacttggtccatcattagtttctttccagttccagtttgctttttcatcgaataccacgtCACGACTTACTAccactctgaatgttgttgcttttggaaaaccttgacgcgtttgtttcccaactaaacatgattcacagatccttgattcatcgtttatctgtggtagccctcgaaccatcttgttctgagacatagtttttaaggttctgaaacttatgtgtcctaaccttgcgtgccacttccatgtctgatcttccagtctcatattcagacacaatggccttccaatcatgagacttatcttgtagagtctattttgTGAGCgcgagactctaactaaaagtcttccacttgggtcatgaactgttagataatcttgtcgcattctaacatcacgtccaacttctgtagcttgtcctaaacttagaatgttgctttgtaagtttgggatgaagtagatgtttgtgacaagcttttgttctccggtcttgatctgaaatagaattgatcctttcccttcaattcctacagaagatccatccccaaacttcacttgtcctttgattttctcattgagttcagaaaagtagcgtctcttaccagtcatgtgattgctggctccattatctaaataccaggaTCCTTCttttccatcctttgattcgtagttctttggtattagtttcccttcgtttaagaatacaacttcgtgcatgaaaagagctgtatatgcttcccttgtttcattcttgtttgttccttccatcttttgtattctttcagggcatacagaggagaagtgtcctggtttatcacatctgtaaaaaataatgtttgatctatccttcttttctttcccttggttttgatcattctgacttgttgttctatcttgtgagttaaaccttcctccccttcctcgacctctgttcctctaccacctcttccacgacctcttcctcttgtcgcagagttttgttggtaagagtttgtgtacaagagttttccttgagtttctccattgttttcttcatcaaggattctctcttcatatgctttcatcttccaattatatcttcatagctagtcttctttaaatctaagacttgttcgagagaggctatgatatgaatatacttggatcttggtaaactattgagaaacttctttaccagtttatcttcatcaatggattgtccaagtgacgcagcttttgaggctatctctgatagctttcctgcaaagctatcaatagtatcactatctttcatcttcactctttcaaattcagacattaaggtttgcagacgggcttctttaactcgatcagctctgagattacgtgcctttattgcatcccaaattttctttgaagtttcctgttcaccaacttgtagaacaagacattctggtattgcttgaaagagtaatccaatggcaacattgtttttgtctgggtccaatgtaccaggatcaattgtttcccaaactttgtagattttcatcagtaccttccttctcatggcccatactgtgtagtttgtggcgttgaggattggaacttgtattgatggtggcgtgaactgttttgcacccacaatggtggtttcgttttccatggctcagaaacaagctctgataccaattaatgacaactgcaagatgaaacttagcttatataaatacaactctctttattgatgtttagaaaatctctcaaaactaa encodes:
- the LOC113353598 gene encoding nicotianamine synthase-like isoform X1, translated to MGSLGSLVSCDQEEMLVQNVCEIYDSLSTLQSLKPSKDVDTLFTRLVLTCMPPSPIDVTKLPGKVQGIRSKLIRLCGEAEGLLESHFSALLGSYDIPLDHIGMFPYYTNYIKLGRLEYTIMSNYITNANPGDIAFIGSGPLPLTSIVLASNHLKTTMFHNYDIDRSANALASNLVAADPDLSERMLFHDTDIMDVTTGLSDYEVVFLAALVGLNKEDKRKVIDHLAKHMAPGSLLMLRSAHGARGFLYPIVEPSDLPGFEVLAVFHPMDDVINSVIVARKSKDKYQY
- the LOC113353598 gene encoding nicotianamine synthase-like isoform X2; the protein is MGSLGSLVSCDQEEMLVQNVCEIYDSLSTLQSLKPSKDVDTLFTRLVLTCMPPSPIDVTKLPGKVQGIRSKLIRLCGEAEGLLESHFSALLGSYDIPLDHIGDIAFIGSGPLPLTSIVLASNHLKTTMFHNYDIDRSANALASNLVAADPDLSERMLFHDTDIMDVTTGLSDYEVVFLAALVGLNKEDKRKVIDHLAKHMAPGSLLMLRSAHGARGFLYPIVEPSDLPGFEVLAVFHPMDDVINSVIVARKSKDKYQY